The following coding sequences lie in one Pseudomonadota bacterium genomic window:
- a CDS encoding bifunctional (p)ppGpp synthetase/guanosine-3',5'-bis(diphosphate) 3'-pyrophosphohydrolase codes for MIRLHDILDMVSAYIPDADLDVIRKAYVFSAKAHQGQTRRSGEPYLVHPMEVAGILAEMKLDVPSIATALLHDTVEDTVATIDEVEGLFGEEIKNLVDGVTKLSKIQFTTTEERQAENFRKMIMAMAKDIRVIIVKLADRVHNMRTLEHLPENRREAIARETIDIYAPIANRLGIQQIKTELEDLALKHLKPDIYGMIDEQVRNRAQQRDKFITEVRRIVVGKTREHNIECEIYGRLKHYHSIWRKMEDQHIPFDQVHDVVAFRIIVDTLQQCYEALGVIHSLWRPVPGRFKDYIAMPKGNGYQSLHTTVIGPHGDRVEFQIRTREMHESAEHGIAAHWKYKEGRLITDKDEMKFKWIRKLLEWQSELSDPSEFLDTVRLDLFADDVYVFSPAGMLLEFPRGSTPIDFAYAIHSDVGNCCIGAKVNGKIVPLRYEMHSGDTVEILTGKQKQPHKDWLAFVKTSRAKAKIRQFIRSEDKGRSSQLGRELLEKECRKYGLGVAHVLKSKELDEFASKSSYDRGEGILSAIGYGRISPAQIIALFVPHDQLHPEDRPRPKDESVIGKIVKKLKRSKGMVKVGGMSDMMVSFGKCCNPVPGDPIVGYVTRGRGVVVHVKDCERILGQDDERYINVEWDMSSAQARAARVKAVCADRPGILAKMTEAISDQGANIVGASIKVGDDKTATNLFEIEIKDVSQLKAVIKALERVKGMISVERVRE; via the coding sequence ATGATAAGGCTCCACGACATACTCGACATGGTCTCCGCCTACATCCCGGATGCGGATCTGGACGTGATACGCAAGGCCTACGTCTTCTCCGCCAAGGCCCACCAGGGGCAGACCAGGCGCTCGGGCGAGCCCTACCTCGTCCACCCGATGGAGGTGGCGGGCATCCTCGCCGAGATGAAGCTCGACGTCCCCTCCATCGCCACGGCGCTGCTCCACGACACGGTCGAGGACACGGTCGCCACGATCGACGAGGTCGAGGGGCTCTTCGGCGAGGAGATCAAGAACCTCGTCGACGGGGTGACCAAGCTCTCCAAGATCCAGTTCACCACCACGGAGGAGAGGCAGGCCGAGAACTTCCGCAAGATGATCATGGCGATGGCCAAGGACATCCGCGTGATCATCGTGAAGCTCGCCGACCGCGTGCACAACATGCGGACGCTGGAGCACCTCCCTGAGAACAGGCGCGAGGCGATCGCGAGGGAGACGATCGACATCTATGCGCCGATCGCCAACCGCCTCGGCATCCAGCAGATAAAGACCGAGCTCGAGGACCTGGCCCTCAAGCACCTCAAGCCCGACATCTACGGGATGATCGACGAGCAGGTGCGAAACCGCGCCCAGCAGAGGGACAAGTTCATCACCGAGGTGCGCAGGATCGTCGTCGGCAAGACGCGCGAGCACAACATCGAGTGCGAGATATACGGGAGGCTGAAGCACTACCACAGCATATGGCGCAAGATGGAGGACCAGCACATCCCGTTCGACCAGGTCCACGACGTGGTCGCGTTCCGCATCATAGTGGACACGCTCCAGCAGTGCTACGAGGCGCTGGGCGTCATACACTCCCTATGGAGGCCGGTCCCCGGCAGGTTCAAGGACTACATCGCCATGCCGAAGGGAAACGGCTACCAGTCGCTGCACACGACGGTCATCGGCCCCCACGGCGACCGCGTCGAGTTCCAGATCAGGACCAGGGAGATGCACGAGTCGGCCGAGCACGGCATCGCCGCCCACTGGAAGTACAAGGAGGGCAGGCTCATCACCGACAAGGACGAGATGAAGTTCAAGTGGATCCGAAAGCTCCTGGAGTGGCAGTCGGAGCTCTCCGACCCCAGCGAGTTCCTTGACACGGTGAGGCTCGACCTCTTCGCCGACGACGTCTACGTGTTCAGCCCGGCGGGGATGCTGCTGGAGTTCCCCAGGGGCTCGACGCCCATCGACTTCGCCTACGCGATTCACTCCGACGTGGGCAACTGCTGCATCGGCGCGAAGGTGAACGGCAAGATCGTCCCGCTGCGCTACGAGATGCACAGCGGCGACACGGTGGAGATACTCACGGGAAAGCAGAAGCAGCCGCACAAGGACTGGCTCGCCTTCGTCAAGACCTCCAGGGCCAAGGCCAAGATCCGACAGTTCATCCGCTCGGAGGACAAGGGCCGCAGCTCGCAGCTCGGCCGGGAGCTCCTCGAGAAGGAGTGCCGCAAGTACGGGCTGGGCGTCGCCCATGTGCTCAAGAGCAAGGAGCTGGACGAGTTCGCATCAAAGTCCTCCTACGACAGGGGCGAGGGGATCCTCTCCGCGATCGGCTACGGAAGGATATCCCCGGCGCAGATCATCGCGCTCTTCGTGCCGCACGACCAGCTCCACCCCGAGGACCGGCCCAGGCCGAAGGACGAGTCGGTGATCGGCAAGATCGTAAAGAAGCTCAAGCGCTCCAAGGGGATGGTGAAGGTGGGGGGCATGAGCGACATGATGGTCTCGTTCGGCAAGTGCTGCAACCCCGTGCCCGGCGACCCGATCGTGGGATACGTCACGCGGGGCCGCGGGGTCGTCGTGCACGTGAAGGACTGCGAGAGGATACTGGGCCAGGACGACGAGCGCTACATAAACGTGGAGTGGGACATGTCGAGCGCCCAGGCCAGGGCCGCCAGGGTCAAGGCGGTCTGCGCCGACAGGCCCGGGATACTCGCGAAGATGACCGAGGCGATATCGGACCAGGGGGCGAACATCGTGGGCGCGTCGATAAAGGTCGGCGACGACAAGACCGCGACGAACCTGTTCGAGATAGAGATAAAGGACGTCTCTCAGCTCAAGGCTGTGATCAAGGCGCTCGAGCGGGTGAAGGGGATGATTTCCGTGGAGCGGGTGAGGGAATAG
- a CDS encoding FHA domain-containing protein translates to MALDRRLLEMLVCPQCKGGLEEVDGGSGLSCGRCKLRYPIRNGIPIMISQEAGDLRADAGQGVRLARASFRISEGRDAGLTFQVEAGTCRAIGRAQVDPNRTAVFNMDMAFALDEGTKGLILKYVARQFQQMRAQEGAGERLGLFRRSPDVVLTDASLSRLHAMIFSDGENVAILDLVSKNGTFVNGQEIESRMLSPGDVVELGDTTMVMEK, encoded by the coding sequence ATGGCGCTCGACCGGCGTCTGCTCGAAATGCTCGTATGCCCGCAGTGCAAGGGCGGCCTCGAGGAGGTCGACGGCGGCTCGGGCCTCTCATGCGGCCGCTGCAAGCTCAGATACCCCATTCGCAACGGGATCCCGATCATGATATCGCAGGAGGCAGGCGACCTGAGGGCCGACGCCGGCCAGGGTGTGCGTTTGGCGCGCGCGAGCTTCCGCATATCCGAGGGGAGGGACGCGGGGCTGACCTTCCAGGTCGAGGCGGGGACCTGCAGGGCGATCGGCAGGGCCCAGGTCGACCCGAACCGCACCGCGGTCTTCAACATGGACATGGCGTTCGCCCTCGACGAGGGCACCAAGGGTCTCATCCTCAAATACGTAGCGAGGCAGTTCCAGCAGATGAGGGCGCAGGAGGGGGCAGGCGAGAGGCTCGGCCTCTTCAGGCGCTCGCCCGACGTGGTGCTCACCGACGCAAGCCTCTCACGGCTGCACGCGATGATCTTCTCCGACGGGGAAAACGTGGCAATACTCGACCTGGTGAGCAAGAACGGGACCTTCGTCAACGGCCAGGAGATCGAGTCGAGGATGCTGAGCCCGGGCGACGTCGTGGAGCTCGGCGACACCACCATGGTGATGGAGAAATGA
- a CDS encoding ABC transporter ATP-binding protein has translation MAFLEARGIWKTYTDMAEPVEVLRGLDLSVEAGEAVGIFGASGSGKSTLLHVIGGLDSPTEGSVSVAGFLLGSLSDEEIARFRNREVGFVFQFYHLLPEFSALENVMLPALIAGHPKGEARGMASDALDAMGLANRQDHMPAMLSGGEQQRVAIARAAVLRPRVILADEPTGNLDRQTGDMVWKYLVDLNREKGIAIVAVTHNRGLIDRSMSAYELSDGRLVRTAGQEGPIP, from the coding sequence ATGGCATTTCTCGAAGCCAGGGGGATCTGGAAGACATACACGGACATGGCCGAGCCTGTGGAGGTGCTCAGGGGGCTCGACCTCTCCGTCGAGGCGGGCGAGGCGGTGGGGATATTCGGCGCCTCGGGCAGCGGCAAGTCCACCCTCCTGCACGTCATAGGCGGGCTCGACTCTCCCACCGAGGGATCGGTGAGCGTCGCCGGTTTTCTGCTCGGCTCGCTCTCCGACGAGGAGATCGCGAGGTTCAGGAACCGCGAGGTCGGCTTCGTGTTTCAGTTCTACCACCTCCTCCCGGAGTTCTCCGCGCTCGAGAACGTCATGCTGCCCGCCCTCATCGCCGGTCACCCGAAGGGCGAGGCGAGGGGCATGGCCTCCGACGCGCTCGACGCGATGGGGCTCGCCAACAGGCAGGACCACATGCCGGCCATGCTCTCCGGCGGCGAGCAGCAGCGGGTCGCCATAGCCAGGGCCGCGGTGCTGAGGCCCAGGGTGATACTCGCGGACGAGCCGACAGGAAACCTGGACCGGCAGACCGGCGACATGGTCTGGAAATACCTCGTCGACCTCAACAGGGAGAAGGGCATCGCGATCGTCGCGGTGACGCACAACAGGGGACTCATCGACCGGTCGATGTCCGCTTACGAGCTGAGCGACGGCAGGCTCGTGAGGACCGCCGGCCAGGAGGGGCCGATCCCCTGA
- a CDS encoding 50S ribosomal protein L28: protein MPATCEICGKKTVFGHNVSHSNIKTRKISRPNLQRIRIKRNGRTYKAKVCTRCIRSGSVLKA, encoded by the coding sequence ATGCCAGCCACCTGTGAGATCTGTGGGAAAAAGACCGTGTTCGGCCACAACGTGTCCCACTCGAACATAAAGACGCGCAAGATATCGAGGCCCAACCTGCAGCGCATCCGGATCAAACGCAACGGCCGCACCTACAAGGCCAAGGTCTGCACCCGCTGCATACGCTCCGGCAGCGTGCTGAAGGCCTGA
- a CDS encoding OmpH family outer membrane protein: protein MKKVAVLLVAAMVMSLSLAAKARAATDASSGSIKIGYVDMNRALNEVNEGKKAKSQLEADGRAKKQKLEIMQNEIKSMKEELDKQRLILSKEALQEKEAKFQQKFFELQKMSVDFEREFAEKEVNFIRPISEKLAKVIQQIGQQDSYTVIMPSAMALYSIPGSDLTDKVIAQYNKGK, encoded by the coding sequence ATGAAGAAGGTTGCGGTGTTGCTGGTGGCTGCCATGGTGATGAGCCTTTCGCTGGCAGCAAAGGCCCGCGCGGCCACTGACGCGTCGAGCGGCTCGATCAAGATCGGCTACGTCGACATGAACAGGGCGCTCAACGAGGTCAACGAGGGCAAGAAGGCCAAGTCCCAGCTCGAGGCGGACGGAAGGGCGAAGAAGCAGAAGCTCGAGATCATGCAGAACGAGATCAAGTCCATGAAGGAGGAGCTGGACAAGCAGCGCCTCATCCTCTCCAAGGAGGCGCTCCAGGAGAAGGAGGCCAAGTTCCAGCAGAAGTTCTTCGAGCTCCAGAAGATGAGCGTGGATTTCGAGCGCGAATTCGCGGAGAAGGAGGTCAACTTCATTAGGCCCATCTCCGAGAAGCTCGCCAAGGTCATCCAGCAGATCGGCCAGCAGGACAGCTACACGGTCATCATGCCCAGCGCCATGGCGCTCTATTCGATCCCGGGCTCCGACCTGACCGACAAGGTGATAGCGCAGTACAACAAGGGCAAGTGA
- a CDS encoding YraN family protein, translated as MAAEKLMEMGFEIIGRNIRYKFGEIDIVAKRGRELHFVEVKTRTGRMFGDPVEFVTETKKKRIKRAAEMFILKTGNNFNDNNIPPCFFDVIGVDLSGDHPSVECIIDAFE; from the coding sequence ATGGCCGCGGAGAAGCTCATGGAGATGGGCTTTGAGATCATAGGCAGGAACATACGGTACAAGTTCGGCGAGATAGACATCGTGGCAAAGAGGGGTAGAGAGCTCCACTTCGTCGAGGTCAAGACCCGCACGGGCAGGATGTTCGGCGACCCCGTGGAGTTTGTGACCGAGACGAAGAAAAAGAGGATCAAAAGGGCTGCCGAGATGTTCATCCTCAAAACTGGAAATAACTTTAATGATAATAATATACCTCCTTGTTTTTTCGATGTTATAGGAGTTGATCTGAGCGGCGATCACCCTTCGGTAGAGTGCATAATCGACGCCTTTGAATGA
- the bamA gene encoding outer membrane protein assembly factor BamA: MRGKFTYRSAAALIAALLAAAALSGSAHAAGPVVREIVFTGAVRTPEQTLRSTVRTQVGAPLSEEQLDRDVRDLYRLGQFRHIKVESLPAQGGVRLNFVLDERPLIAEIGFAGNKKIKSDDLRPEVTQRTFSPLDEKAVAESMQRIREAYAKKGYYLAEVNYYIDTTPGGDSKLVFDVHEHKGVMVRRVLFVGNKVFKDKELRKVIKTRQKGAFSFLTGSGKYEEEILKNDMLFLTYYYLNHGYLRAKISPPRTTISKDRRYIFVTYQVHEGEQYRIGRIGLSGDILTTPQELEGALRTKAGEIYSQRTLDTDLMGLTERYGDEGYAYANIVPQTIPDDESLTADIDVRIHKGDRITIERINIAGNNVTRDKVIRRELAVMEDDRFSERGLRKSKENLMRLGYFEDVTFATPRGTRDDTMVLNIDVRERPTGTFNIGAGFSSVEKFMINASIQKQNFLGYGISGQISAELSKRRQLFMLSVSDPYFLDTKMMAGISGYRNAYNYNDFRRAATGGDVSLGRRFFDYYSWQLGYTLEQVSVGNFSYAVPQFFRQNTSGLTSQLSLTLARDTRDNRITPNKGMYNLLTNEVSGNKLGGDNDYYRVNFRTMFYYPIIKDRLIFKEFFRIGYIRSLNDQPVPLFERFFTGGVFSLRGYQPDSVGPSIRIPGSVSGSDQRFVYGGDKILLFITEFEIPIYDKAGIRGVVFFDAGNAFGETENYDIRNLRLDYGFGIRWNSPMGPLRFEWGFPIARKAGEDPVVFNFTIGNFF, encoded by the coding sequence ATGCGGGGGAAATTCACGTATCGATCGGCGGCGGCGCTCATCGCGGCGTTGCTCGCGGCGGCGGCGCTGTCGGGCTCGGCCCATGCCGCGGGCCCGGTCGTGCGCGAGATAGTGTTCACCGGGGCGGTCCGCACCCCGGAGCAGACGCTGAGGTCCACGGTCAGGACCCAGGTCGGCGCTCCGCTCAGCGAGGAGCAGCTCGACAGGGACGTGCGCGACCTCTACAGGCTGGGGCAGTTCCGCCATATCAAGGTGGAGAGCTTGCCTGCGCAGGGCGGGGTGAGGCTCAACTTCGTCCTCGACGAGAGGCCGCTCATCGCGGAGATCGGATTCGCCGGCAACAAGAAGATAAAGAGCGACGACCTGAGGCCCGAGGTCACGCAGCGCACCTTCAGCCCGCTCGACGAGAAGGCGGTCGCGGAGTCGATGCAGCGCATCCGCGAGGCCTACGCGAAGAAGGGATACTACCTCGCTGAGGTCAACTACTACATCGACACCACGCCGGGCGGGGACTCGAAGCTCGTCTTCGACGTGCACGAGCACAAGGGCGTCATGGTCCGCAGGGTGCTCTTCGTCGGCAACAAGGTCTTCAAGGACAAGGAGCTGAGGAAGGTCATAAAGACGAGGCAGAAGGGCGCGTTCTCGTTCCTCACCGGCTCCGGCAAGTACGAGGAGGAGATCCTCAAGAACGACATGCTCTTCCTCACCTATTACTACCTCAACCACGGCTATCTCAGGGCGAAGATTTCCCCGCCCAGGACGACCATCTCGAAGGACAGGCGCTACATATTCGTCACCTATCAGGTGCACGAGGGCGAGCAGTACAGGATCGGCAGGATAGGCCTCTCGGGCGACATCCTCACCACCCCCCAGGAGCTGGAAGGGGCGCTCAGGACGAAGGCGGGCGAGATATACTCCCAGCGGACCCTCGACACCGACCTCATGGGGCTCACCGAGAGATACGGCGACGAGGGGTACGCGTACGCGAACATCGTGCCCCAGACCATACCCGACGACGAGAGCCTCACCGCCGACATAGACGTGAGGATCCACAAGGGCGACCGCATAACGATCGAGCGCATAAACATCGCCGGCAACAACGTGACCCGCGACAAGGTCATCCGCAGGGAACTGGCCGTGATGGAGGACGACCGGTTCAGCGAGAGGGGGCTGCGCAAGAGCAAAGAGAACCTCATGCGGCTCGGCTACTTCGAGGACGTCACCTTCGCGACGCCCAGGGGGACGCGGGACGACACGATGGTGCTCAACATCGACGTCAGGGAGCGGCCGACCGGCACGTTCAACATAGGCGCCGGCTTCTCCTCCGTCGAGAAGTTTATGATCAACGCCTCCATACAGAAGCAGAACTTCCTGGGCTACGGGATCAGCGGCCAGATATCGGCCGAGCTCTCCAAGAGGCGCCAGCTCTTCATGCTCTCGGTGAGCGACCCCTATTTCCTGGACACGAAGATGATGGCGGGGATCTCCGGCTATCGGAACGCATACAACTACAACGACTTCAGGCGCGCCGCGACCGGCGGCGACGTCTCCCTGGGCAGGCGCTTCTTCGACTACTACTCCTGGCAGCTGGGCTACACCCTCGAGCAGGTCTCGGTCGGCAACTTCAGCTACGCGGTGCCGCAGTTCTTCAGGCAGAACACGAGCGGGCTCACCTCGCAGCTGTCCCTGACGCTGGCCCGCGACACGCGCGACAACCGGATCACCCCCAACAAGGGGATGTACAACCTGCTTACCAACGAGGTCTCGGGCAACAAGCTCGGCGGCGACAACGACTACTACAGGGTCAACTTCAGGACCATGTTCTACTACCCGATCATCAAGGACAGGCTCATCTTCAAGGAGTTCTTCAGGATCGGCTACATCAGGAGCCTGAACGACCAGCCGGTGCCCCTGTTCGAGCGCTTCTTCACCGGCGGCGTCTTCTCGCTCAGGGGCTACCAGCCCGACTCGGTCGGCCCCAGCATCCGGATACCGGGCAGCGTCTCCGGCAGCGACCAGCGCTTCGTCTACGGCGGCGACAAGATACTCCTGTTCATCACCGAGTTCGAGATACCGATCTACGACAAGGCCGGCATCAGGGGGGTCGTCTTCTTCGACGCGGGCAACGCCTTCGGCGAGACGGAGAACTACGACATCAGGAACCTGCGGCTCGATTACGGCTTCGGGATCCGCTGGAATTCGCCCATGGGACCGCTCCGCTTCGAGTGGGGATTCCCCATCGCCCGCAAGGCGGGCGAGGACCCGGTCGTCTTCAACTTCACCATAGGCAACTTCTTCTAG
- a CDS encoding YicC family protein: protein MESMTGYGTAEGRVGKGRLFVEIKSINHRFNEINVKIPARMGVLEAHIRSRLTAVFPRGKVDVFFKEKEPLFGGVAVTIDVDIARQYQRLLRRMKQELGIDSDSKGQFLQIVGLDRVLRVEEAEGSYEKLWSQIGKLIDKAVSQVRQMRRREGAHIGRDQRKRLARLKALIVAIRRESERSLDSHLHRLRKKVATAAGTQVDEQRLAAEVSYLGGRQDIAEELLRLESHIKQYGGVMGESDQIGRKLDFLLQEMHREINTIGSKASDAKISQLVVDCKSELERLREQIQNVQ, encoded by the coding sequence ATGGAATCGATGACCGGATACGGGACCGCGGAGGGCAGGGTCGGCAAGGGCCGTCTCTTCGTGGAGATAAAGAGCATCAACCACCGCTTCAACGAGATCAACGTCAAGATCCCGGCCCGGATGGGGGTGCTGGAGGCGCATATCCGCAGCAGGCTCACCGCAGTTTTTCCGAGGGGGAAGGTGGACGTCTTCTTCAAGGAGAAGGAGCCCCTGTTCGGCGGCGTGGCGGTCACCATCGACGTCGACATCGCGAGGCAATACCAGCGCCTGCTCAGGAGGATGAAGCAGGAGCTCGGCATAGACAGCGACAGCAAGGGGCAGTTCCTCCAGATCGTAGGGCTCGACCGCGTGCTGAGGGTCGAGGAGGCTGAGGGCTCCTACGAGAAGCTCTGGTCACAGATTGGAAAGCTGATCGACAAGGCGGTCTCCCAGGTCAGGCAGATGCGCCGCCGAGAAGGGGCCCACATAGGCCGCGACCAGCGCAAGAGGCTGGCGAGGCTGAAGGCCCTGATAGTCGCCATAAGGAGGGAGTCGGAGCGCTCCCTCGACAGCCACCTCCACAGGCTTCGAAAGAAGGTGGCGACCGCCGCCGGGACCCAGGTGGACGAGCAGAGGCTGGCCGCCGAGGTCTCCTATCTGGGCGGCAGGCAGGACATAGCGGAGGAGCTCCTCAGGCTGGAGAGCCACATCAAGCAGTACGGCGGCGTGATGGGTGAGAGCGACCAGATCGGCCGCAAGCTCGATTTCCTGCTGCAGGAGATGCACAGGGAGATAAACACCATCGGATCCAAGGCCTCGGACGCGAAGATCTCCCAGCTCGTCGTTGACTGCAAGTCAGAGCTGGAGCGCCTGAGGGAGCAGATCCAGAACGTGCAGTGA
- a CDS encoding OmpH family outer membrane protein, with product MRRGKTSIAALTMAVLAAVAGTAFCAPARASSGENIGARIGYVDIGRALNHVSDGRAAKQQLKLEFREKQQRLDMLQKELAEMKDGLDRDRMSLSSKELESRDGAYRGKLMDVQRRFAEFQQNMAEREARLTGEILKRIRTIVADIGDREGYALILEKSQELVLYSPGASDITDRVIDEYNRGAKGKRGR from the coding sequence GTGAGAAGAGGCAAGACATCGATCGCAGCGCTGACAATGGCCGTGCTGGCCGCAGTGGCCGGTACGGCCTTTTGCGCTCCTGCGCGCGCCTCGTCCGGTGAAAACATCGGGGCGAGGATCGGCTATGTGGACATCGGCCGCGCCCTGAACCATGTCTCCGACGGCCGGGCCGCCAAGCAGCAGCTCAAGCTCGAGTTCAGGGAGAAGCAGCAGAGGCTGGACATGCTCCAGAAGGAGCTCGCTGAGATGAAGGACGGCCTCGACCGCGACAGGATGTCGCTCTCGTCGAAGGAGCTCGAGTCCAGGGATGGCGCCTACCGCGGCAAGCTCATGGACGTGCAGCGCCGCTTCGCGGAGTTCCAGCAGAACATGGCGGAGCGAGAGGCCAGGCTCACGGGCGAGATCCTCAAGAGGATAAGGACGATCGTCGCCGACATCGGCGACAGGGAGGGATATGCCCTCATCCTGGAGAAGTCGCAGGAGCTGGTCCTCTATTCTCCTGGCGCGAGCGACATCACCGACCGGGTGATCGACGAGTACAACAGGGGGGCCAAGGGCAAGAGGGGGAGGTAG
- a CDS encoding ABC transporter permease, which yields MPHVAFIANRLNSPGRMPRSIRIMRAVAGVGIAVAVAALVISAAVGSGFERSYRESLLDFNAHVIVMGGGEIADEGAAIERLDGLARAGGIPAEIEHLAPFLYREAMLIGPGMIRGVVVKGVDLARPGALGGMRVLPLGEGAQVEGTESGPAGDFPVLLGAAMARRLAQGGEDRLKLLIPSPDGQRFVGISPAGTFESGMHDYDAEFILMDIGLARGLFGAGGRAASGIELRIAAPEAAQEVARAVERGMGPPFSATSWDELNRDLLSAVRLERLVSALIMGIMLVVAALNIIAVLVLTTIRRLPEISMLKALGLTDREVSRIFVRNGLSVGMKGVAAGLATGIAVSFLVQKLRLIPLEAEIYMVDSLPIDISWTICGIVALFCLAVMWLASKFAAMRLAGIETAEGLAAAR from the coding sequence ATGCCGCACGTCGCTTTCATAGCGAACCGACTGAACAGCCCGGGCCGGATGCCGCGATCGATAAGGATCATGCGCGCGGTCGCCGGCGTCGGGATCGCCGTGGCGGTCGCAGCGCTCGTGATATCGGCCGCGGTGGGCTCAGGGTTCGAGCGCAGCTACAGGGAGTCGCTGCTCGACTTCAACGCGCACGTCATCGTGATGGGAGGGGGCGAGATAGCCGACGAGGGCGCGGCGATTGAGAGGCTGGATGGGCTTGCGAGGGCGGGCGGCATCCCCGCGGAGATCGAGCACCTCGCGCCTTTTCTGTACCGGGAGGCGATGCTCATAGGCCCGGGGATGATCAGGGGCGTGGTGGTCAAGGGCGTGGACCTCGCCCGGCCGGGGGCGCTCGGCGGGATGCGGGTCTTACCCCTCGGCGAGGGGGCGCAGGTCGAGGGGACGGAGAGCGGCCCCGCCGGCGACTTTCCGGTACTGCTCGGCGCAGCCATGGCCCGCCGCCTGGCGCAGGGAGGGGAGGACAGGCTCAAGCTCCTCATCCCCTCGCCCGACGGCCAGCGCTTTGTCGGGATCTCGCCGGCCGGGACCTTCGAGTCGGGCATGCACGATTACGACGCGGAGTTCATCCTCATGGACATAGGTCTCGCGCGCGGCCTCTTCGGCGCGGGCGGGCGCGCGGCGAGCGGGATAGAGCTGAGGATCGCGGCCCCGGAGGCCGCACAAGAGGTCGCGCGGGCGGTGGAGCGGGGCATGGGCCCGCCGTTTTCCGCCACGAGCTGGGACGAGCTCAACCGCGACCTGCTCTCCGCGGTGAGGCTCGAGAGGCTCGTCTCGGCGCTCATCATGGGGATCATGCTCGTAGTCGCTGCTCTCAACATCATAGCCGTGCTCGTGCTCACCACCATCCGCAGGCTGCCGGAGATCTCGATGCTCAAGGCGCTCGGCCTGACGGACCGCGAGGTCTCACGCATATTCGTTCGCAACGGTTTGTCGGTTGGGATGAAGGGGGTCGCAGCGGGGCTGGCGACCGGGATCGCGGTTTCATTTCTCGTTCAAAAACTTAGGCTTATACCGCTCGAGGCGGAGATCTACATGGTCGATTCCCTGCCGATTGACATTTCGTGGACTATATGCGGCATTGTTGCGCTCTTTTGTCTTGCGGTGATGTGGCTCGCCTCCAAATTTGCGGCGATGAGGCTTGCCGGGATCGAGACGGCCGAGGGGCTGGCCGCGGCCAGGTGA
- the gmk gene encoding guanylate kinase, with protein sequence MRKGHLFVISAPSGAGKSTVLDCVRRRIGNLEFSVSCTTRPIRAGESEGVHYRFVDESVFRAMIDRGEFLEWAEVHGELYGTPRLPIEGAIAAGRDVLLDIDVQGGMAIKRSFPEAVTVFLLPPSMGELKSRLGGRATDSPEQIRVRLANAEREMGFAERYDRRVVNDEVERACGELCALIEASRKAKRG encoded by the coding sequence ATGAGAAAGGGCCACCTCTTCGTCATATCCGCCCCGTCGGGCGCCGGCAAGTCCACGGTGCTCGACTGCGTCCGCAGGCGCATCGGAAACCTTGAGTTCTCCGTCTCGTGCACCACCCGGCCGATCAGGGCCGGCGAGTCGGAAGGGGTCCACTACCGCTTCGTGGACGAGTCGGTTTTCAGGGCGATGATAGACAGGGGCGAGTTCCTCGAGTGGGCGGAGGTGCACGGCGAGCTCTACGGCACTCCGAGGCTCCCGATCGAGGGGGCGATCGCGGCGGGCAGAGACGTGCTCCTCGACATAGACGTCCAGGGGGGCATGGCGATAAAGCGGTCGTTCCCCGAGGCGGTCACGGTCTTTCTCCTCCCGCCGAGCATGGGGGAGCTGAAGAGCAGGCTGGGGGGCAGGGCCACAGACAGCCCGGAGCAGATAAGGGTGAGGCTCGCCAACGCCGAGCGCGAGATGGGCTTTGCGGAGCGCTACGACCGCAGGGTGGTCAACGACGAGGTCGAGCGGGCGTGCGGCGAGCTCTGCGCGCTGATCGAGGCATCGAGGAAGGCGAAGAGGGGATGA